The following proteins are co-located in the Siansivirga zeaxanthinifaciens CC-SAMT-1 genome:
- a CDS encoding nucleoside-diphosphate kinase: MATNRTFTMLKPDSVEKGNIGAILEKITASGFRIVAMKLTQMTTADAKAFYGIHSERPFFPELVEYMTRGPIVAAILEKENAVEDFRTLIGATNPADAAEGTIRKLFANSISENAVHGSDSDENAAIEGAFHFSGREMF, from the coding sequence ATGGCTACAAACAGAACATTTACAATGCTAAAACCAGACTCTGTAGAAAAGGGTAATATTGGTGCAATATTAGAAAAAATTACAGCTTCAGGATTTAGAATTGTAGCAATGAAATTAACACAAATGACAACTGCCGATGCTAAAGCATTTTATGGCATACACAGTGAGCGTCCGTTTTTTCCTGAATTAGTTGAATACATGACTAGAGGACCAATTGTTGCTGCTATTTTAGAAAAAGAGAATGCTGTTGAAGATTTTAGAACCTTAATTGGAGCAACAAATCCTGCTGATGCTGCAGAAGGCACTATTAGAAAATTATTCGCAAATTCTATTAGCGAAAATGCTGTTCACGGTAGTGACAGCGATGAAAACGCTGCCATCGAAGGTGCTTTCCATTTTTCTGGCAGAGAGATGTTTTAA
- a CDS encoding cold-shock protein: MIKGTVKFFNDAKGFGFIIEDGSKKEHFVHISGLIDEVREGDVVEFELKEGKKGLNAVNVKVI, from the coding sequence ATGATTAAAGGAACTGTAAAATTTTTCAATGATGCTAAAGGCTTCGGTTTTATTATTGAAGATGGTTCGAAAAAAGAACATTTTGTTCACATTTCAGGTTTAATTGACGAAGTTCGTGAAGGCGACGTTGTTGAATTTGAATTAAAAGAAGGTAAAAAAGGATTAAACGCAGTAAATGTAAAAGTAATTTAA
- a CDS encoding cold-shock protein translates to MSKGTVKFFNDSKGFGFIVEDDNNKEHFVHISGLIDEIREGDAVEFDLQEGRKGLNAVNVKVI, encoded by the coding sequence ATGAGTAAAGGTACCGTAAAATTTTTCAACGACTCTAAAGGTTTTGGATTCATCGTTGAAGATGACAACAACAAAGAACATTTCGTACACATTTCAGGACTTATCGATGAAATTCGTGAAGGTGATGCCGTAGAATTCGATCTACAAGAAGGTAGAAAAGGATTAAACGCCGTAAACGTAAAAGTAATCTAA
- a CDS encoding DUF721 domain-containing protein, producing the protein MAKRNNEHISISDALKEFVQTNNLEKGLNKVNVADAWAELMGNGVNNYTTSVNLERDTLYIQLTSSVLREELSYGKEKIITMLNEQLGKEIIKKLILR; encoded by the coding sequence ATGGCAAAACGAAATAACGAACATATAAGTATATCTGATGCCTTAAAAGAATTTGTTCAAACCAATAATTTAGAAAAAGGATTGAATAAAGTTAATGTTGCAGATGCTTGGGCAGAATTAATGGGGAATGGTGTAAATAATTATACAACATCTGTAAATTTAGAAAGAGACACGCTTTATATACAACTAACTTCCAGTGTTTTAAGAGAAGAATTAAGTTATGGCAAAGAAAAAATAATTACCATGTTAAACGAACAACTTGGAAAAGAAATTATTAAAAAACTGATTTTAAGATAA
- a CDS encoding AKAP7-like phosphoesterase domain-containing protein yields MNLAQHYRNLYLDAVNKIKNNTYQVDPLINDKNDNRFGITLLLRPSQEVKNNIQRVLNQFKAIEPHQYYYKNEDIHITVMSIISCYNGFKLENIDINQYIEVINNSLIENPEIEITFKGLTASPSCIMLQGFLTNDSLNIIRNNLRTHFKNTNLEQSIDKRYAIQTAHSTIIRFKEQLTDKSAFLKLIDSYKDYNFGSFKPNQLELVYNDWYQKEALLKKLALFTI; encoded by the coding sequence ATGAATTTAGCGCAACATTACAGAAATTTATATCTCGATGCTGTTAACAAAATAAAAAACAACACCTACCAAGTCGATCCTTTAATTAACGACAAAAACGACAACCGGTTTGGCATTACCTTATTATTACGACCCAGCCAAGAGGTTAAAAACAATATTCAGCGCGTTCTCAATCAATTTAAAGCCATTGAACCCCATCAATATTATTACAAAAATGAAGACATCCATATAACGGTTATGTCTATAATTTCTTGTTATAATGGTTTTAAACTCGAAAACATAGATATTAACCAGTACATAGAGGTAATTAATAACAGTTTAATTGAAAATCCAGAAATTGAAATTACATTTAAAGGGTTAACCGCTTCTCCTTCGTGTATCATGCTTCAGGGCTTTTTAACAAATGATTCCTTAAATATTATTAGAAATAACTTAAGAACTCATTTTAAAAACACGAACTTAGAGCAAAGTATAGATAAACGATACGCCATTCAAACGGCACATAGCACCATAATTCGTTTTAAAGAACAATTAACTGATAAATCGGCCTTTTTAAAATTGATAGATTCTTATAAAGATTATAACTTTGGAAGTTTCAAACCAAATCAATTAGAATTAGTTTACAACGATTGGTATCAAAAAGAAGCTTTGCTGAAAAAACTAGCTTTATTTACAATTTAA
- the recF gene encoding DNA replication/repair protein RecF (All proteins in this family for which functions are known are DNA-binding proteins that assist the filamentation of RecA onto DNA for the initiation of recombination or recombinational repair.), whose amino-acid sequence MILTTLSLLNYKNFESKQFTFNHKINCIVGNNGIGKTNVLDAIYHLSFGKSYFNPVASQNIKHDEDFFVINGDYIKEEKTEKVIVSLKRGQKKVIKRNGKPYEKFSDHIGFLPLVIISPADRDLIIEGSETRRKFIDSVISQSDKTYLNHLINYNKILAQRNALLKYFALNHTFNKDTLDVYNTQLNDFGSVIFEKREAFLKTFIPIFKARYKVISSNNEEVELVYDSTLFEDSLYNLLNSNINKDKALQYTSVGIHKDDLIFNIEGHPIKKFGSQGQQKSFLIALKLAQFDFIKAQSGVNPILLLDDIFDKLDENRVAQIIKLVDDENFGQLFISDTHADRTEKAVKQAHQSYEIFRL is encoded by the coding sequence ATGATTTTAACAACGTTATCGTTACTTAATTATAAAAATTTTGAAAGCAAACAATTTACTTTCAACCATAAAATAAATTGCATTGTGGGGAATAATGGTATTGGTAAAACCAATGTTTTAGATGCCATTTATCACTTATCGTTTGGTAAAAGTTATTTCAACCCCGTTGCTAGTCAGAATATAAAACACGATGAAGACTTTTTTGTTATTAATGGTGACTATATAAAAGAAGAAAAAACTGAAAAAGTTATAGTAAGTTTAAAACGAGGACAAAAAAAAGTAATTAAGCGTAACGGCAAACCCTACGAAAAATTTAGTGACCATATAGGCTTTTTGCCTTTAGTTATTATTTCGCCAGCCGATAGAGATTTAATTATTGAAGGCAGCGAAACACGAAGAAAATTTATAGATAGTGTGATCTCGCAAAGCGATAAAACCTATTTAAACCACCTAATTAATTACAATAAAATTTTAGCGCAAAGAAATGCGTTGTTGAAATATTTTGCCCTTAATCATACTTTTAATAAAGACACTTTAGATGTTTACAATACGCAGTTAAACGATTTCGGATCGGTGATTTTTGAAAAACGAGAAGCCTTTTTAAAAACCTTTATTCCTATATTTAAAGCACGATATAAAGTTATTAGCAGCAATAACGAGGAGGTAGAACTTGTTTACGACAGTACTTTATTTGAAGATTCGCTTTATAATCTTTTAAATTCTAACATTAATAAGGACAAAGCACTTCAATATACCAGTGTAGGTATTCATAAAGATGATTTAATTTTTAATATTGAAGGTCACCCCATAAAAAAATTTGGTAGCCAAGGGCAGCAAAAATCATTTTTAATTGCTTTAAAATTGGCACAATTCGATTTTATAAAAGCTCAGAGTGGTGTTAACCCCATCTTATTGTTAGATGATATTTTTGATAAATTAGATGAAAACAGAGTGGCTCAAATAATAAAATTGGTAGACGATGAAAATTTCGGACAGTTATTTATTAGTGATACACACGCCGACCGTACCGAAAAAGCTGTAAAACAAGCCCATCAATCGTATGAGATTTTCAGACTTTAA
- a CDS encoding tetratricopeptide repeat protein: MATYNKRGYKPKTKEEKEHVEEIESTTAEVFNTLDETASKTEDFVAKNQKYIFIIIGVVAVLVLGYLGYKEFIAKPKQVTAMNDMFQAQKYFDQAVNAVEKDSLFTLSLNGGEGKYGMIDIINEYSGTPTANLAHYYAGTAYLRLKDYKNAVKYLSDFESDDEILAPLAKGNIGDAFVQLNQPKDALEYYENAANLRDNEYTTPMYLYKAGAIALDLGDADKALTYFNKIKDMYPNSSEASSIEVFIGKAQVLAGK, from the coding sequence ATGGCAACATATAATAAAAGAGGTTACAAACCTAAAACTAAAGAAGAGAAAGAGCACGTTGAGGAGATCGAATCAACAACAGCAGAAGTATTTAATACCTTAGATGAAACAGCTTCAAAAACTGAAGATTTTGTAGCGAAAAATCAAAAATATATATTCATTATAATAGGTGTTGTTGCGGTTTTAGTATTAGGCTATTTAGGTTATAAAGAATTTATTGCTAAACCTAAACAAGTAACTGCTATGAACGATATGTTTCAAGCTCAAAAATATTTCGATCAGGCAGTAAATGCTGTTGAGAAAGATTCTTTATTTACATTGTCTTTAAATGGAGGCGAAGGTAAATATGGTATGATTGATATTATTAATGAATACAGTGGTACGCCTACAGCAAACTTAGCGCATTATTATGCTGGCACAGCTTATTTAAGACTTAAAGATTACAAAAATGCCGTAAAGTATTTAAGCGATTTTGAAAGTGATGATGAAATTTTAGCACCATTAGCAAAAGGTAATATTGGTGATGCTTTTGTGCAATTAAATCAGCCAAAAGATGCTCTTGAATACTACGAAAATGCAGCAAATTTAAGAGATAACGAATACACTACACCAATGTATTTGTACAAAGCAGGTGCTATTGCTTTAGATTTAGGCGATGCAGATAAAGCACTTACGTATTTTAATAAAATTAAAGACATGTATCCTAATTCTAGTGAAGCAAGCTCTATAGAGGTATTTATAGGAAAAGCGCAAGTGTTAGCAGGAAAATAA
- the ribH gene encoding 6,7-dimethyl-8-ribityllumazine synthase gives MATINKNLSHYDKATIPNAKDFRFGIVVSEWNDTITEGLCKGAIEALIENGVLPENITRWNVPGSYELIYGSKKMQQQNVDAVIAIGSVIQGETKHFDFVCEGVAQGIKDLNVLHDTPVIFCVLTDNTMQQAIDRSGGKHGNKGTEAAIAAIKMADLRKNS, from the coding sequence ATGGCTACAATAAATAAAAATTTATCTCATTACGATAAAGCTACAATCCCAAATGCGAAAGACTTTCGATTTGGGATTGTTGTTTCAGAGTGGAATGATACCATTACCGAAGGATTATGTAAAGGCGCCATTGAGGCTTTAATAGAAAATGGTGTTTTACCAGAAAATATTACACGCTGGAATGTGCCAGGAAGTTATGAACTTATTTATGGCAGTAAAAAAATGCAGCAACAAAATGTGGATGCGGTTATTGCCATAGGAAGTGTTATTCAAGGTGAAACCAAGCATTTCGATTTTGTTTGTGAAGGCGTTGCTCAGGGTATAAAAGACTTAAATGTGCTTCATGATACACCTGTTATATTTTGTGTATTAACCGATAATACTATGCAGCAAGCTATCGATCGTTCGGGTGGTAAGCATGGAAATAAAGGCACTGAAGCTGCTATTGCTGCAATTAAAATGGCAGACTTACGTAAAAACAGTTAA